The sequence TGGAAATGCTTGGAAATTTATGAAAGAAGGTTAAACTTgaagaaaatgaattgaaaGATGTAATTGTAATAAAGCTACCACAGTTTTctgaagaaatgaaaagaagcaGATGGCATTTTTATGATAAATCTCCACCTGCAGTCAGGTGTAGGCCACACCATAGATGTTCTAGACGATGTGGATCGAGCACCCTTTCATATACCTGTCTGCACCAAGTTGACACTTGTTTGCCCTTCTCTGTCTTCGATTGCGATAGCGATTTGAATAAGAAAGTGGTGAATTCGTGGCAATCTCTCGAGACACTCCTAAAAAGATATCAGAATAACGTGCACCGTCTCCAAATCTTTGAGCAAACGTATAAAGTAACAggtatattcaaaatttatgaTCATTTTAAGTAATGTCCAAACGACATGAATTGTAGACGGTTCACAAACTCTCGTTCGTGTTTCGACCACGTGTTTCACATGACTAATCGGTTCTATGAATGAATGCTACGTTGATATTAACCAGGATTTCACAAAGGTAAAGAAACCACCAACTCTTTCTTGATATCTAGACTTGTGTATGCTGCAATCTCCTGCACTCCACCCTATCTGGACAATGGATAAATATTTGCactgtttaaataaatattattaaaataaatattgtattaggtgtacaaattaattcggtgccttttctttttttaattaatggcttatttttaataataaattattaaatttatcgttcgcgccatttttcaaattcacaaaagcgcgggaaaatatttgaatttaaaatagtaaccaagaaagtgtaatattaaaggtaccgaattaatttgtactatttaaaagaaacaaatatttctaCCAATGTCCACATGGTATACTGTACTCTGTGGCTATTTAAATGTAATCCCACCCTTTGGTTGCCTCATCAAGCTTTATTATGTgctctttctatttctttctttctcagtATTGTCTCTCCTTACGACGACCGTGATCGTTATAAACCACAGGATAAATGGATCAAACGAAATTCtaaaaaatacttaataaaatGATCCATCGATCCTGTTggtataatattgaaattagaaTTTCCTTCGAGCACAGTCAATTCAATCTCCTCCAGAGGAGTCATTGATTGATTGTGAGACGAAGGAAATGTGCAAGATGGTTTTAAAAGAAACGAAATGAGATTGATGTTTCTTGAATTTAGGTACACTCCTTCTACACGGGGCCAGTAATGCCCTCGAACGGTGGTCGTCGAATGTCCACGGGGGCAGGAATGCAGTCGGTTGGCAGTAGATTGTCCAGTCAAACCCAGTCGTCGCATTATGGTAGTTACGGTCAGCACACTGGCAGTGGAAGAATAATGCCTAGAAGCGGTTCGGATCAGCATTTGCCTCGAGTCGACTACACCAGCATCACTACACCTGCTCGACACACTCTTCTTAGATCCAGCTTGAAGTCGGGTCCGTTGACAGACTAACTTAGAGGAAGAATCTTGTGAAATATACCTGTTCGTTGTTTATGGTCCTCTGTTCCGCCTAACAGGAACATCAGCGTTGAGATACAACACCAGATATGGCACCCAAGGGGACAGTACAACGTCGGCCCAAAGGCAAGGTCAGTTCGGCACCCTGACAAGGAGGCATCGACCCTCGTTGGACTACGCGTCCGACACCGAGGCAACGTGTTCCAGTTCACCGAAGTCTGCGTACTATTACTACAGGCACAACATGAATAATCCATCTCAAAGCAGTGCTGTGTCGCACCTTGCCACCCTCTCCAGGTCGCAAATTGGTCAGAGTTCCTCCGGTCAGTTGTAttgcaaagaaatattttttgatagcATGCAGTTGATAGGGTTAGTATAAATGTATGGGTTCATATGTTGTAGGTCTGAGATCAAATTCGTTGCCTCGCAGTGGCAGAACGTTGCCTCAGCAACCTGGTCTTAGATCTGGACTTAGTACGGTAGCATCAGGACTGATAGATCAGGAAGACAGCGATGGAGCACTGTCAGCACCTGAATTACCTTCCATCAGACGTGACAGAGGTAACAGTGATTAAGTCATCATAGGTTATCGTTAAGTTAACGTTTGGATTTGAACAATAGGAAGAATACCGTCATCACCCAGTGTGTTCACATCGGATGAATACAGAGCATGGCTGAGTAGAACGCCAAGCACCagtgcgttgtacgaacagatCAGAGCTACTACGGCTAGACCACCGCGTTACACTTATAGTGCAGAAAATATTCATGCAGCTGCGAATCAAGTAAGTAAATATGTGGCAACAAATTAAATGGTTAgtatttaaatctattttcggtcagtattttattaccaaaatggtcagtataaaaatactaaactgTTAGGTTAGTACATAAATGGCGAATGGtcagtataaaaatactaaactgTTAGGTTAGGTCAGGTTAGGTTAGTACATAAATGGCGAATGGTCAGTATGGAAGGATACTGATACAAAAATTAACcaaaattcctttctttttaattaaatttatataaatttttttttaaataaaataaatattattaatcaaATAGAATAAGGAACAGTGATAATAgtaggaaaaattaaaaaaattattctccAAAGGATTTAAATACTGACCAGTAAAATACAAGCCTAaatatatttcttcatctttaaAGTAATTAATGATTTCTTCTTGTGCAGGGTGAATATGGAAGTTACGGCGGGTACAGACCACTCTCCAGCACGCTCGATCGTCTCTCGACGAGGTCAGCCTCGGCTCAACAAGTGAACCTAGCCAATCTGAGAGCATCGACAGCGATCAGTTCAACGTGCCATCGTGGAACGACGAATCCAAGACCGGCCTCGGTTGCGTCGAGTGCTCGTACATCGTTGACGAGTCAAAAGCCATCGTTGAGTAGCTCAGCCACTCAGAGGGCGACCTCGGTTAGGAGAATCAGGAACTTACTGGACCTAGAGTCCACGAGAAGCATACCCACCCCAACGCCTACCAGAACTCAGGATCAAAGACTGCTAGATATTAATCCTGCAGGTGAGCAGGCTGATTCTCGAAGTATTAAGTAAGATAATTCTACTTTTCGTCGCTTTTCTTCTGCAGAGTTCctcaaatataaaatagaaaaaccgCCAACTGTAGGGACTCCGAGCTCGACCAGCTCTCTCTTGAGTTCGCTCGGGGAAACGAGTAGCGGTGACCTGGCTGGTGGTATCAGTGGATTGCTATGGGTCCATCTTCTTGCTGGACGTGGTCTTCGTTCGACGACGTCCTCTTCGGCAGCTACCACACCCTCGACACCATCAGGTCAGCCTAATTTAGGTACGTTCGGGAGTATGCACCTCCTTTAGACTACTACTCCTTCGCACACTAGGATCTTTTTCATCTAACTTCATTGGTAACATTCGTATCAGTACATTGATCGCCACTTAGGTCCTTTTTCCTTAAACTCTCGAATGTTAGCAGAAAGTTAATTTGAAATAGAAGTGAAATAAAGCCAGCAGGAAACATGAGTTGGAAATGCAACGCCAAAAGTTCTCtattgtttaaaaatcataCAGCTAGCTGTGGCTTAAGAGACTTGTATTGCGTGCTGGAGTGCGACAGGGTGCACAAAGCAAGAACAGTGGTGCGAACCGGTGACCTGATGTTCGACTGGGACGAGACCTTCGAGCTGGACCTCGTTGGCAACCGGCAACTGGACCTGCTCGTCTATTCCTGGGATCCTCAGTATAGGCATAAACTTTGTTACAAGGGCTCGGTGCACCTAGCGAGCCTCCTGAAGGAATCGCCTCTTCAACAGCTGGCTGTCAAGGTCGAGCCACGTGGCACGATCTACTTAAGACTGCGATACATTGATGCTCAGCAAACGTTCCGAAGGAGAGGACTTCCAGTCATATCTTTGGCCACCAGAGTTGCACCTCTCTTTGGAGTTGATCTTGACACAGTGGTGAGTGATCTTTTCAGGTCTTTCAGTTATTAAATCTTTCATGTATCATTTGGAATGTTACTTTGACTTCAGGTGAGCCGAGAGAGTAAAACTGGCGGAGTTCCTGGAGGTGTTTCCACCGCCCTGGCGATGGGTGTTCCAAACGTACCTATAATTGTCTGGCGCTGCGTCGAGGAAGTTGAGAGAAGAGGTCTCGATATCATCGGTTTGTACAGGCTTTGTGGATCAGCGACCAAGAAGAGGATACTTAGAGAAGCCTTTGAAAGGAATGCTCGTTCAGTGAATCTGTCACCTGATAATGTACCAGATATCAACGTTATTACTGGTTATTTTCTTCAACAAATAACGCTCTACAGCAGACCTGTCTGACCTGTGGCCCACGGGCCACTCGTGGCTCCTTCCCCCACCACGGAGCTCGAGCTTGGCCCCTCCCACTCTTCCAGGTGGTGTCCCGACTCTTCCAATATTTGACGCGTATTCCCTGGTCCTAGGAAACCGCTGCCCCAATACTGACACTACTGGATGGTGGGGGAAGTCTGAAGCAGTGGCTCTTTCCCTTCTAGCAGATAGAAATCTTCAAAAGACACCCCCTActcccctggggaggggccgggggTAGTGTGGGATTAGTGTGATACTCCACGGTGGTCTGCACTGGGGCTGTAGGAAAGACCCCGGGACCCCCCCTCGTCGTGGGCGAGGGTCTaccctttgaccctcccccgtGTAGCAGTTAGACAGGCCTGCTCTACAGATCAATTTCAATAGacatttaatttatgataatcTGTCCTCAGGTGTGCTGAAGGATTACCTACGAGAACTTCCTGAACCACTTTTCACAAAGTGCCTCTACCAAATGATGGTCGATGCACTGGCCGTCTGTTTACCAGATGATCCACAAGGCAGCGCCAAACTCATGTTCAGTATACTCGACTGTTTGCCAAAAGTGAACAGGGTTTGTATCTAACCAGAGAACAATCAGATTTCATAAATCTGTAAAATATTGCTTTACACTGTTCCATTTCTTTGAATAGTGCACATTAATTTACTTGTTGGACCACTTGGCAATGGTGGTGTCGCAGTGCAACAAAATGTCACCAGCAAGTCTGGCAGTCTGTTTCGGGCCAGTTTTGATGTTACATTCCGAGGAGAATGGGCCACCGTTAGACTTCCAACAGCCAATAGCTGTACTCAAGTATCTCCTTGAAATATGGCCCGTTAAGTCAGGTAATGTCGTCATTCCTAACAATATATTTTCTTGAAACTAAACTCCGGGGTAGAAAATGATTGCGAAATGATCTCAATGAAGAATCGTTCCGATCAAACAATTGTACCGTGAGAATAAGAGCCGAATAATCAGTCGCTCATTTCACAGACAGTTCGGAAGATTTCTTCAGTCGCTTCAGCGCTTCCTCGAGTTACGCAACAAGCAGAGCACAACAACAGTCAACACCAAATGCAGCAGcatcagcagcagcaacagcagcagcaacaggtGCCGCATCAAATGCAGGGAACATTGGGACGAACAGGGCTGCCCTGGCAGCAGCAACACTCACTTCATCAACAGCCCCCAACTTCAACAGCCGCGGTTCTCGCGGCCTCCACTCGTCCTCCACCACCGGTCAAGCCTCGACAGGTTAGTGCTCTCCCACTACTCTCGCTTTATCTCGGCGACGTTCGTTCCAATCTTTCACCAACCTCTTCTTCCCTCCTCTGTAGACGTTCCACTTTCTTCATTGACGCCTTAAGTAAGTAAAGAATACGTACTTGGAAGAACACATTTCGCAAAACATTTGTACAGAGGATGGACAGGAAAGGAAGGTCAAAGATACAACTTTCCTGGTTTTCGTTtcacatattataaaaattgtaaattaagaAGAGAAATACCAGGAAAGTTTAATGAAACGCTTCAAGAAATTCGACAACAGTCTTCGCTTTTTCTATCCGTGTATCACATGCATTATATATATCTGAAGCGTGTTGTGAACAGCATGATAGGCAAAGTATAAAGACTCTGTTCATTCCCTTTTGTTTCGCTTCGCAGAACAAATCCCGACGCGCTTTCATAATCTCGGATCAGTGAAACGTTCGTTCCATTCATTTACTCATTCATTCATGCATACGTTCCATTCATTTACTCAGCTCATATCGGTTCCAGGTTCACGTGTAGCTCTCTCggcgatctttttttttttttatgttaatcACCAGTTGTTGCAGACTGTTCGCTATGCACCTAAACTACAAACGAATCCTACTGCTTTCCttgaaagatgaagaaaattaaGAGAACATTTGATCaatcaatttcatttgaaaaattgagCTTGTTCTGCCTGGCAAACAATTTGCAAAGAAACGATGTCGCGTGTTGTATCCGTGTAAATAAAACGCCTCCGTGCATGTCTCGATGTCAGTTCTTGTACATTTATATTTGGGTGCAACGATGAAGATACCGGTTGCTTTATGATTTTCGTTTCTCTTTGCCGCcagtctctctctttctctctctctctctcgacgtCTTTCTTATTATATAGTGACGATTTACGTTGTCTTCTTTATCTTTTTTCGTTTGGGCACGTATTCTTCAGAGCAAGCGCAAATTGCCGGCTCTACCAAACCGCTGACAGCACAGAGACGCCGCTTCTTGCACAGGTATTATCGTTATTATCGTTTTCATTCGCGTTAAATCAGCCTTTAGTTATCATTATCATATTGCATGGCCCGAATATTCAGATATCAGAGAACCAATCTATACACTCATTCATCTGTCACCTTCCATTCTACTTTATTTGCACAGAGTCTGCGTGGGTGGTTCCAAGGAATTGTGTAAAAATGTACGGGACCATTGAAGAAATGCAATCCACTCAAACGATTACCAAAGATTCTACGCTGTATACAATTTAAACCTAAGAAACCAAATAACCGTCTAATTAAAACACAAAGTAACTTGTTATGTTTACTCTGTCTATCAGTTGGTTGATGTACAAGCGTTCATGCACAGAGTTTAGAGTACTCTTACAATGTACTTTCACCTCTCGTCGCATAGATGTTtacttaattaaaattggaacgAAGAGAAAACATAGGGAAAGTGGTCCTTCTTAAGAGTAGCAAGCGTAGAGTGTTAAGtagtttattttaattgacCTACCACTCAACTTTTGACAACACTCTAAATCAGTCTGAGAGATCATTAGTACACCTAGAACGGTGGTAATTGCGCCATGAGTGTGTTGCATCTTGAATTCGGTTTTATATTCACCTTTTTTATGTAAGACTATGAATTACCTGTGCATTATTGAAACTGTATTCAAGTACACAATATTCTTTGAGTTCTCAGATATCCTTGTCCAACGAACACACAAATCTTAACCCTTCGTCGATGAATGCAAGAATGCCAAAGTATAGTATGCAAGATGAGACACTTAAATGACTAATTCTACTTTTAACCATGTAACAATGTTAATTTAAAGCATCTCATATTCTCTTTAGATACAGTTCAGTTCCGCTTCATCATCGCCATTCAAAGACAAAAACATTTTGTTCAACAAGAAGTCTCATTTTGGCTTCAAGAATCCTTCAGCGGAGCTTTCACCATAGAAACATTTGCATCCACCTTGCACACATAATCATGAAAATCTTCTTCCATGAAAATACAGAACTCTTTGCACATTAATTTCATAATCATCCTTCGTCACAAGAATAGACACGTTTCTTATTGGGTTTTGAAATCTAACGCTTCGGTcagagtgcaaagggttaatatactTTCACACACAGCTTCCTGTTTGAGTCGAAGAAGCTTGCATGACTAATGGAAAACGACGCTGGCGATACGGCGTCTCTGTTTGCATAGGTGATAGTCTCGTCTCCCGGTTCACCTAGCAGCGAGGAGTCGGAAGCCTCGCCGGAGCCAATTAACAAGAGCCTCATGGGTGGCCTGGGACTCGAGAAGGGCAACGAAGGGGTCACGACCAACTCAGCTGGCCCTGGAACAGAACAAATCACTCCGTCAAGCAGCGTCGACACCGAAGAGGGAAATACACCGCATCAGGAAGAAGGCGAAAAAGGCGTGGAGGGCGACGCTGAAGCCAGCGACGACGATCGACACCAGCACGTACCCAAGACGCATTAGAATCTTCTTCAAATACACGAGGATCGAGTCGGGGGTGCGCGTCCTGAATAGTTTGAATGTCTCACTTTCCATTCATCGTTTGAACAACCTTTCGATACTTTTCAAGGGTCAAACTTCGTTTTAGAGGAGCAGAAATTAACGGTTCCAAAATATGTAGtcttgtagtttttgacctgaaacattcgaaaatgcaagttaaaaatggttttaaaaatacaattgtGTAAAAATGTACGTATTTATTGATGTTTGACAGGTCAGTACGACGCCATATTGTTTCTACGCATTCTCTGATTGGTTCGCTGTAATGACTAACTTCCgcttactttatttaaaaacatattgCTTCTTGATTGCTGCTATCAAAAAATCCATAAGATGTGTTTCGTTAATTTTACGAAACCTACGCCACAAAAATTCACATAGGCGATCGGTAAAGTCTTCGTCGTGGAAGCGACTCCGAAGTTCGATTTCGAATTTATGCGCGAACCAATCTGAAGATAGCTAGAAGCAATATGGCGTTGTACTAACCTGTCAAAGTACGCAAAATACACTTTCTTCAcacaattgtattttttaaaccatTAGTTTCCACGatttttaacttgcattttcgaatgtttcaggtcgAAAACTGTATTCGATACTTTCATGTGTACTAAAGAAGATTTGATACtttttattcaacaatttttgGTTCCCTAAGATGAAGTGCAGCCTTTCCTATGATTGATGCTTCAGTTTTGCCCAACGCTGATGACACTGAATACAGACACGTTTTACACGATTATTAACGAGAATTTGAAGCTTGTTAAACTAGGAGAGGATTTTGTTATTTGCAAATGATTCAGGGAAGGAAGAATGAACGTAAGTTCTTAAAACATTGTTCACCGATCAGAACTGTGTTGATTTTCAATTCTACTTTTCAAATTTACAACAACAAAGCTTTTCTTTGTTTTGAAGAAATCCTTGAATGGTGAACAAATGCGTTAAgaatttctctttcattttaattcaaCATTCTTGTGGTGTGTTGACAAAAGCTAAAGACAGGAAGAGATGTTCTTCTTTTTGATTTTCCAAAGATATTTAAACGCGTTGACTGCAATGATTTGGAAGTTTAATACATGCTGTTCTTGGAACAGCAAACTATACCAAAGACTTAAGTCTGATATATACTATATTCAACATTATCGAGTCAAGTGATTTCTTCTTTGAGAATATTAGTGCATTGTTGGCTGTGTTAGGGAATTTTCTTTGTTGTACGATGTGTtgtgtttggaaatatttatacGTGTTTTTTCTGGCAGTCAGCGCATCAAGTTACATGTATGCTCTTCTAAAAGGATACGTTCAAACGATAACGAACGTGCAACTATGATAAATCAAGGCTGAATTTTGTCGCCAGACGCACAATAAAAGCGACCATTGTTTTCCAAACGTGGAACGATACGCATAATGGGACCACTGCGAATATTCGTTAAAAAATCTTCGCGATTAAAGAATATCTAACGCTGAAATTGACGATCTGACGACCGACTGGAAGCCTTTTACATGTTcttcataaaaattcatttgataATCATTCACCGGTGAGATATCTGTCGAGTAACACACCAAAGAAAACTGCTAACTAACGTTACAGTGATGTTCATGGAAGGATTTCACTCTTTGGCTGCAAAGTACGTTGTCTTTTCACAGTTATCATAACTGTAATCGATGAACAGGTTCCTAATTTATAAAAGTTTGCACAAAATTCCATTATTATACATATGAATCTTCTTTCGAAGAAGATAAACTGAGTTACCGCTCTAAAAGAGAACACAATTCTTTCTTTTCACAGCTGAAGAGTTCGTTGTAAGTCTGACGCATCTTTCTTCAAGcacaaatatcgtagaagaaaatataaaaccATGTAAAGTTCTTTTCTACATTGAAGATCCCGCCAAAGCTTCTCTCAGAAGACCAGCATTGATTGGAGTGATACGATTGATGAGCAGAAACTGAAGAAACAGAAAGGAACGTACAGGGAACATCTGAGATCGTCCCATGTGTCTTGGAACTGCACAAATTTACAAAAAGCgactgaaaaataaattatccaaattattaaaaaattctctaAACAAAGGGACGGAGACGAGTGTTTGGTTAGACCCAACGATTCACCGCGCACACCCTCAGCTCAAAGAGGCACATCGCTTCTGCAGTTGATCTTTCAATGAAATTCAAGGTATTTCCCGGCTGCTCGAGGTTCAGAGATCATAATTTAAACAGTTCCGGTACGTTTCTTCACCGGCTGCAGAAGAAAGGCGACAAAGACTGATCACACTGAAGGAATAAAAGAGAACGGTGCACGAGGGGGGAGGGCAGGAAAGCGAAACGAGGAAGAAATATGAGAAATAACGTAAACACATAACAAAACAAATTACACAAACACAACGGTCGATTTATATACAATatactatataaatatatatatatacatattatatatacacacataggCTAGTTACGATATACATGTgcttttgataaaaaattattacttgTAGAGGTTAGCTAGCCCTCGTATACAGAAACACGATGGAACTGCTGAAGTACACGACGCCTGCGTCCACGTA comes from Osmia lignaria lignaria isolate PbOS001 chromosome 8, iyOsmLign1, whole genome shotgun sequence and encodes:
- the LOC117608958 gene encoding rho GTPase-activating protein 100F isoform X1, which codes for MDTGTGTKLTSIGLRTDGEIDKRKEERSWTQETALERGAEGSKGEELAAGFSEDTSNKRGCKSAAQVWMSLLSLCDRMCGSTAWLVLFTCLHGEGRGEVTDISASPGRQAPANQLRPKEPPPMVIQGDFRKVSGISTEIFKQIETVENDHDASTAAALEAVERRGEMVVRVIEPRQMGRQASEAAKKFIAMQDPKHPIHFVEIIKRPGQTLGLYIREGNGVDRNDGVFISRIALETAVYNSGCLKVGDEILAVNLVDVTHMSLDDVVIIMSIPRRLVLATRHGQHQPVSHSRQAEHKAPPVVVIKRELNEDESDHATSNHVRDGNRRRGDGREMLPSRSRLGLTGLGSSQDLGSSNGDLYYNSRPEGHWSYQPPPPPVITHQPKPSTTQHFQPYERGYPKTLESLAEKDFTKVHSFYTGPVMPSNGGRRMSTGAGMQSVGSRLSSQTQSSHYGSYGQHTGSGRIMPRSGSDQHLPRVDYTSITTPARHTLLRSSLKSGTSALRYNTRYGTQGDSTTSAQRQGQFGTLTRRHRPSLDYASDTEATCSSSPKSAYYYYRHNMNNPSQSSAVSHLATLSRSQIGQSSSGLRSNSLPRSGRTLPQQPGLRSGLSTVASGLIDQEDSDGALSAPELPSIRRDRGRIPSSPSVFTSDEYRAWLSRTPSTSALYEQIRATTARPPRYTYSAENIHAAANQGEYGSYGGYRPLSSTLDRLSTRSASAQQVNLANLRASTAISSTCHRGTTNPRPASVASSARTSLTSQKPSLSSSATQRATSVRRIRNLLDLESTRSIPTPTPTRTQDQRLLDINPAEFLKYKIEKPPTVGTPSSTSSLLSSLGETSSGDLAGGISGLLWVHLLAGRGLRSTTSSSAATTPSTPSGQPNLASCGLRDLYCVLECDRVHKARTVVRTGDLMFDWDETFELDLVGNRQLDLLVYSWDPQYRHKLCYKGSVHLASLLKESPLQQLAVKVEPRGTIYLRLRYIDAQQTFRRRGLPVISLATRVAPLFGVDLDTVVSRESKTGGVPGGVSTALAMGVPNVPIIVWRCVEEVERRGLDIIGLYRLCGSATKKRILREAFERNARSVNLSPDNVPDINVITGVLKDYLRELPEPLFTKCLYQMMVDALAVCLPDDPQGSAKLMFSILDCLPKVNRCTLIYLLDHLAMVVSQCNKMSPASLAVCFGPVLMLHSEENGPPLDFQQPIAVLKYLLEIWPVKSVRKISSVASALPRVTQQAEHNNSQHQMQQHQQQQQQQQQVPHQMQGTLGRTGLPWQQQHSLHQQPPTSTAAVLAASTRPPPPVKPRQVIVSSPGSPSSEESEASPEPINKSLMGGLGLEKGNEGVTTNSAGPGTEQITPSSSVDTEEGNTPHQEEGEKGVEGDAEASDDDRHQHVPKTH